One genomic window of Arachis hypogaea cultivar Tifrunner chromosome 8, arahy.Tifrunner.gnm2.J5K5, whole genome shotgun sequence includes the following:
- the LOC112706513 gene encoding EID1-like F-box protein 2, whose translation MILTKQFRCIHSASCQCTKGHLSENVLFLVFQHLNWNPKLIAALSSVCKWFDDFAKRVLWKEFCRTRAPKMMLDLQSSGSHSVDGNWRALGKLLLYCSGCKKGGLFNSIHIPGHFVYQTRFSGTSGKSFLLPKCRTDVLYVSDPCEHLDQGEEGDIGFFRGVFKSFATSKVRKMLIKKGAKLHPREVCPYCKAKLWSMLQAKMIPQSASCRLGSYEDCVEYYVCLNGHMLGICTLLPLSDSEEATELE comes from the coding sequence ATGATTCTCACGAAGCAGTTTCGCTGCATACACTCAGCTAGCTGTCAATGCACAAAAGGACATTTAAGTGAAAATGTCTTATTTTTAGTGTTTCAACATTTGAATTGGAATCCCAAGCTAATTGCTGCTCTGTCAAGTGTGTGCAAATGGTTTGATGATTTTGCCAAACGAGTTCTATGGAAAGAGTTTTGTCGAACGAGAGCTCCAAAGATGATGCTTGATCTGCAATCTAGTGGAAGTCACAGTGTTGATGGGAACTGGAGAGCCCTAGGGAAGCTGCTATTATACTGTTCAGGATGCAAGAAAGGTGGCTTGTTCAATAGCATTCATATCCCTGGTCATTTTGTGTATCAGACTCGATTTTCTGGAACATCCGGAAAGAGCTTTCTTTTGCCGAAATGTAGAACTGATGTTTTATATGTGTCTGATCCTTGCGAGCATCTTGACCAGGGCGAGGAAGGAGATATAGGATTTTTCCGTGGAGTTTTTAAGTCGTTTGCGACTTCGAAGGTCAGGAAGATGTTGATTAAGAAAggtgccaagctccatccaagaGAGGTTTGCCCTTACTGTAAGGCAAAGTTGTGGAGCATGCTGCAAGCTAAGATGATCCCTCAAAGTGCGAGTTGCAGGTTGGGTTCCTATGAAGATTGTGTCGAGTATTATGTATGCCTGAACGGTCACATGCTCGGAATCTGTACCCTGTTACCGTTATCCGATTCAGAAGAAGCAACTGAGTTGGAGTGA